One segment of Erigeron canadensis isolate Cc75 chromosome 2, C_canadensis_v1, whole genome shotgun sequence DNA contains the following:
- the LOC122587665 gene encoding putative receptor-like protein kinase At5g39000: protein MSSSSVKPFAQLQFPLAEIVVATNNFADENFIERHAFGNAYKGRLLVGGELVTITARRLDRTFGQREVQFWKEVTLLSSLKHENIVSNIGYCEEEGEYIVINKHDLHGSLAERVRDKTNITWTQRLKISVGIACALSYIHYDEKHDFSIIHMDIKSGIIFLDENWVPKLSSFERSVNVSVAERHRAHSSGQRRWGTPGYVDPLGLKTGMVSHTSDVYSLGVVLFEILCGRVASDPTGLEPFRTKAKSHYENRKLNDLIDPDLRAQMDQQSFDYFSEIAYHCLNEDPLQRPNAHGIVRILNKALELQQEHEKPPLISKVPSIAVVEVEDPSYRSLEVIDLHVLSLLYMS, encoded by the exons atgtcGTCGTCTTCCGTGAAACCGTTTGCTCAGTTACAATTCCCTCTTGCGGAGATAGTAGTGGCCACCAACAACTTTGCTGATGAAAATTTTATCGAACGCCATGCGTTCGGTAATGCTTACAAAGGACGACTCTTGGTTGGTGGTGAGTTGGTTACTATCACTGCACGGAGGTTAGATCGTACATTTGGGCAGAGAGAAGTTCAGTTCTGGAAGGAAGTTACGCTGCTGTCTAGTCTCAAACATGAAAATATTGTATCGAATATTGGGTATTGTGAGGAGGAAGGTGAGTACATCGTCATAAACAAGCATGACTTGCACGGAAGTCTAGCAGAACGTGTCCGTGACAAGACCAATATCACATGGACTCAAAGATTAAAAATAAGTGTCGGTATTGCGTGTGCTTTGAGTTACATTCATTACGATGAGAAACACGATTTTAGCATCATACATATGGACATCAAAAGCGGTATAATTTTCTTAGATGAAAACTGGGTGCCTAAGTTATCCAGTTTTGAAAGATCCGTGAATGTTTCAGTAGCCGAAAGGCATCGTGCTCATTCTTCTGGACAGCGTCGGTGGGGTACACCAGGGTATGTGGATCCACTAGGCCTAAAGACTGGAATGGTGAGCCATACATCTGATGTGTACAGCTTGGGCGTAGTTTTATTTGAAATCCTGTGCGGGAGGGTAGCCAGTGATCCCACGGGATTGGAACCTTTTCGTACGAAGGCCAAGTCCCATtatgaaaatagaaaattaaatgATTTGATTGATCCAGATCTTCGAGCACAAATGGACCAACAATCCTTCGATTACTTCTCCGAAATAGCATATCATTGCTTGAATGAAGACCCATTGCAACGACCAAATGCACATGGGATTGTCAGAATACTTAACAAAGCTTTGGAACTTCAACAGGAACATGAAAAGCCGCCG TTGATATCAAAAGTACCCTCAATTGCTGTCGTTGAAGTTGAAGATCCATCATATAGGAGCTTAGAGGTAATTGATTTACATGTTTTGTCTTTGTTATATAtgtcatga